Proteins found in one Patagioenas fasciata isolate bPatFas1 chromosome 13, bPatFas1.hap1, whole genome shotgun sequence genomic segment:
- the DDX28 gene encoding probable ATP-dependent RNA helicase DDX28, whose product MAPGRGGLAAAVPLLPRRLAATRAAAGAQPPGSVVRVPWALRVRLQRGAQRRQRGQGEAAAARPGKLLLRSRRPELSQPRWQTVGRWERPPLVSAGWKHRKARGDYFQLEPSQEAAPALAAPPPEARQGPSFAEMGLQPALLAGLARLSVGRPTAVQRLAIPALRRGRSALCAAETGSGKTLAYLLPLLDGLLSRPEEPLADAAGPASPRGLVVLPSRELAAQVGAVAAALCRPAGLQVRGLTGGGAAGGLRRQLRAPPPGAAVLLGTPGALRAALRWRFLALGRLRWMVLDEADALMDESFAEPLEEILAHAPLAAGAPGPAGPDEARTQVVVVGATFPTGLSEMLEKFTDVGRFVTLTTQNLHRLPPHVQQKFVRLKGQDKLPELLQLLKEGPASGRTVLIFCNSASTVNWLGYILDDHKIKHLRLQGQMSAAARAGIFASFQKGDVPVLVCTDLASRGLDTSSVQLVVNYDFPETLQDYLHRVGRVGRVGSKGPGAVVSFVTHRWDVDLVRKIETAARKKSGLPGMDSSINKLTPKGG is encoded by the coding sequence ATGGCGCCGGGGCGCGGCGGGCTAGCGGCTGCCGTCCCGCTGCTACCGCGGCGGCTGGCGGCCacccgggcggcggcgggcgcgcagCCCCCCGGGAGCGTGGTGCGCGTCCCCTGGGCCCTGCGGGTGCGCCTGCAGCGCGGCGCGCAGCGCCGGCAGCGCGGGCAAGGGGAGGCTGCGGCGGCGCGGCCCGGGAAGTTGCTGCTGCGGAGCCGGCGGCCAGAGCTGAGCCAGCCCCGCTGGCAGACGGTGGGGCGCTGGGAGCGGCCGCCGCTGGTGTCGGCGGGCTGGAAGCACAGGAAGGCCCGCGGGGACTACTTCCAACTGGAGCCCTCGCAGGAGGCCGCTCCCGCCCTGGCGGCGCCACCGCCTGAGGCGCGGCAGGGTCCGTCCTTCGCCGAGATGGGGCTGCAGCCGGCGCTGCTGGCCGGCCTGGCGCGCCTCTCGGTCGGCCGCCCCACGGCGGTGCAGCGCCTGGCCATCCCCGCGCTGCGCCGCGGCCGCAGCGCCCTGTGCGCCGCCGAGACCGGCAGCGGCAAGACGCTGGCCTACCTGCTGCCGCTGCTGGACGGGCTGCTCTCCCGCCCCGAGGAGCCGCTGGCAGATGCGGCGGGGCCGGCCTCGCCCCGCGGGCTGGTGGTGCTGCCGTCGCGGGAGCTGGCGGCGCAGGTGGGCGCGGTGGCGGCGGCGCTGTGCCGGCCGGCGGGGCTGCAGGTGCGCGGGCTGacgggcggcggcgcggcgggcgggctGCGGAGGCAGCTGCGGGCGCCGCCGCCGGGGGCCGCCGTGCTGCTGGGCACCCCCGGGGCGCTGCGGGCGGCTCTGCGGTGGCGCTTCCTAGCTCTGGGGCGGCTGCGCTGGATGGTGCTGGACGAGGCGGACGCGCTGATGGACGAGTCCTTCGCGGAGCCGCTGGAGGAGATCCTGGCACATGCGCCCCTGGCCGCTGGGGCGCCCGGGCCGGCCGGCCCTGATGAGGCGAGGACCCAGGTGGTGGTGGTTGGAGCCACCTTCCCCACAGGGCTGAGCGAAATGCTGGAGAAGTTCACCGATGTGGGCCGGTTTGTCACCCTCACCACCCAGAATTTGCACCGCCTGCCACCTCACGTCCAGCAGAAGTTTGTCCGCCTGAAAGGCCAGGACAAGCTGCCTGAACTGCTGCAGCTGCTCAAGGAGGGCCCAGCATCAGGCAGGACTGTTCTCATCTTCTGCAACAGTGCCAGCACTGTCAACTGGCTGGGCTACATCCTGGATGACCACAAAATCAAGCACCTGAGGTTGCAGGGGCAGATGTCAGCAGCTGCCAGAGCTGGCATCTTTGCCTCCTTCCAGAAGGGTGACGTGCCTGTTCTTGTCTGCACCGACCTTGCCTCGCGGGGGCTGGACACCAGCAGTGTGCAGCTGGTGGTCAACTATGACTTCCCAGAAACGCTGCAGGATTACCTGCACCGCGTGGGCCGAGTGGGACGGGTTGGAAGCAAGGGGCCTGGAGCCGTGGTTAGTTTTGTCACCCATCGATGGGATGTGGACCTGGTGCGaaaaatagagactgcagcccgGAAGAAGTCAGGTCTCCCAGGCATGGACTCCTCTATTAATAAGCTGACACCTAAAGGAGGTTGA